Proteins encoded within one genomic window of uncultured Fusobacterium sp.:
- a CDS encoding suppressor of fused domain protein, translated as MRYTENERIEIIKFIEENFGKVEEIYEIGYDNYYLDVAQINPTKEKPYYTIITLGMGEYKMYNQNNENFSSFAELIISLPPDWNFDDKNYTWAIDELIQLTYIPFTYFFAYEWGHLENNFEPFSSNTKLSALTLLYPEMKKENSGLLKLENRNLQFYQIVPLYDEEYTFALKNGMKNLLLLDVEKKISFVIDMNREKVLEYSEEEKEMQDDIMDSAEWHLGDYYSKGIEVEEINIYNHFAIFLRWAMENNFLSDNFLKAYGKELEKYTSQDFVDLREFVKFRLKGDLRKLWGVR; from the coding sequence ATGAGATATACTGAAAATGAAAGAATAGAAATTATAAAATTTATAGAAGAAAATTTTGGAAAAGTTGAAGAAATATATGAAATTGGATATGATAATTATTATTTAGATGTGGCTCAAATAAATCCTACAAAAGAAAAACCATATTATACTATTATCACTCTTGGAATGGGAGAATATAAGATGTATAACCAAAATAATGAAAATTTTTCAAGTTTTGCAGAGCTTATAATTTCTTTACCTCCTGATTGGAATTTTGATGATAAAAACTATACTTGGGCAATAGATGAATTAATTCAATTAACATATATTCCATTTACTTACTTTTTCGCATATGAATGGGGACATTTAGAAAATAACTTTGAACCATTTTCTTCTAATACAAAATTAAGTGCATTAACTTTGTTATACCCAGAAATGAAAAAAGAAAATTCAGGACTTTTAAAACTTGAAAATAGAAATTTACAATTTTATCAAATAGTTCCATTATATGATGAGGAATACACTTTTGCTTTAAAAAATGGAATGAAAAATTTATTATTACTAGATGTTGAGAAAAAAATAAGTTTTGTTATAGATATGAATAGGGAAAAAGTTCTTGAATACAGTGAGGAAGAAAAAGAAATGCAAGATGATATTATGGATTCAGCAGAATGGCATTTAGGAGATTATTACTCTAAAGGAATAGAAGTTGAAGAAATAAATATATATAATCACTTTGCTATTTTTCTTCGTTGGGCTATGGAAAATAATTTTTTAAGTGATAATTTCTTAAAAGCTTATGGTAAAGAGCTTGAAAAATACACTTCTCAAGATTTTGTTGATTTAAGAGAATTTGTAAAATTTAGATTAAAAGGAGATTTAAGAAAATTGTGGGGGGTAAGGTAA
- a CDS encoding DUF2513 domain-containing protein has product MRLNPDCIRDILFFVEENTSHNIIIRVHNDSQEILPQYDKEELFYHINQCVMGNLIVGEVYSNSSVIKYLTPNGHTFLENIRQATTWNKVKNQAKQIGSFSLQALFQISTIIISEAIKKHSNLL; this is encoded by the coding sequence ATGAGATTAAATCCTGATTGTATTAGAGATATTTTATTTTTTGTTGAAGAAAATACTTCACATAATATAATCATTAGAGTTCACAATGACTCTCAAGAAATTCTTCCTCAATATGATAAAGAAGAACTTTTTTATCATATTAATCAATGTGTAATGGGTAATTTAATTGTTGGTGAAGTATATTCAAATTCTTCAGTAATTAAGTACCTTACTCCTAATGGACATACTTTTCTTGAAAATATTCGACAAGCTACAACTTGGAATAAGGTAAAAAATCAAGCTAAACAAATCGGATCTTTTTCTTTACAGGCTCTTTTTCAGATTTCAACTATAATTATTTCAGAAGCAATTAAGAAACATTCAAATCTTCTATAA
- a CDS encoding LexA family transcriptional regulator translates to MFNIGEKLKTLRTNAGLTQPEVAEKINITKPTYAAYEKGKDISINTLNELAKVFNIPFESFFMDNVEKFKKIENKGTIKRIPIISRVSAGKGEYGTDDILEWLEMPVSLCDGADYATFVKGDSMEPKILDGDLILIKKDEYLDNGNIGIFKINDDVFCKKYFNNPITKEVILKSLNSKYDPIYLDEHFQGEFYILGRVICKIDYNF, encoded by the coding sequence ATGTTTAATATAGGCGAAAAATTAAAAACTTTAAGAACAAATGCTGGACTCACTCAACCAGAGGTAGCAGAAAAAATAAATATAACAAAACCTACTTATGCTGCTTATGAAAAAGGAAAAGATATTTCTATTAATACATTAAACGAATTAGCGAAAGTCTTTAATATTCCTTTTGAAAGTTTTTTTATGGACAATGTAGAGAAATTTAAAAAAATTGAAAATAAAGGAACTATAAAAAGAATTCCTATTATTTCAAGAGTTAGTGCTGGTAAGGGAGAATATGGAACTGATGATATTCTTGAATGGTTAGAAATGCCTGTTTCTTTGTGTGATGGAGCTGATTATGCTACTTTTGTCAAAGGAGATAGTATGGAACCTAAAATTCTTGATGGTGATTTAATTTTAATAAAAAAAGATGAGTACTTAGATAATGGAAATATAGGTATTTTTAAAATTAATGATGATGTATTTTGTAAAAAATATTTTAATAATCCTATTACAAAAGAAGTTATTTTAAAATCTTTAAATTCCAAATATGATCCTATTTATCTTGATGAACATTTTCAAGGTGAGTTCTATATTTTAGGAAGAGTTATCTGTAAAATTGACTATAATTTTTAG